One Primulina huaijiensis isolate GDHJ02 chromosome 8, ASM1229523v2, whole genome shotgun sequence genomic region harbors:
- the LOC140983572 gene encoding uncharacterized protein, translating to MVTKARSSKMATMMATLLVAVLALGMPSLTNADYKYSSPPPPPPVYKYKSPPPPPPIYKYKSPPPPPPPVYKYKSPPPPPPVYKYKSPPPPVYKYKSPPPPPPVYKYKSPPPPVYKYKSPPPPPPVYKYKSPPPPVYKYKSPPPPPPVYKYKSPPPPPVYKYKSPPPPPPVYKYKSPPPPVYKYKSPPPPPPVYKYKSPPPPPPVYKYKSPPPPIYKYKSPSPPPPIYKYKSPPPPPPVYKYKSPPPPYHY from the coding sequence ATGGTAACAAAAGCAAGGAGCTCTAAAATGGCCACCATGATGGCCACTCTGCTTGTGGCAGTGCTGGCTCTTGGCATGCCTTCGTTAACCAATGCTGACTACAAATATTCATCACCACCACCCCCACCCCCGGTATACAAGTATAAGTCGCCTCCACCGCCACCTCcaatatacaaatacaaatctccaccaccaccaccaccgccagTGTATAAATACAAATCTCCGCCACCACCACCGCCAGTGTACAAATACAAGTCCCCACCACCACCAGTTTATAAGTACAAGTCTCCGCCACCACCACCCCCAGTGTACAAATACAAATCACCTCCACCGCCAGTATACAAATATAAATCTCCGCCACCACCACCGCCCGTATACAAATACAAGTCCCCTCCACCACCAGTTTACAAGTACAAGTCTCCCCCGCCACCACCCCCAGTATACAAATATAAGTCCCCTCCTCCACCTCCAGTATACAAGTACAAATCTCCTCCGCCACCACCTCCAGTTTACAAATACAAGTCCCCTCCACCACCAGTTTACAAGTATAAATCTCCCCCACCACCTCCCCCAGTTTATAAGTACAAATCTCCTCCGCCACCACCTCCCGTTTACAAATACAAGTCCCCTCCACCACCTATTTACAAATATAAATCTCCCTCACCACCACCTCCCATCTACAAATACAAATCTCCCCCACCACCTCCCCcagtttataaatataaatctcCTCCACCACCTTACCACTACTGA
- the LOC140982714 gene encoding serine/threonine-protein kinase STY46-like isoform X2 has product MDLVEEVGESSSPPRSYGSFGGGGGHDVIRNDVYNRLMENGNEEAIGNPDFREQLEGHFNRLPQSYSLDVNLDRVEDVLLHQKLLARAKDPDNRPVFHIRFLENICTMVDDEQVISVPHAANLCGTVDDEDDHTQLLNHRNFLGDVETCSKLEDLNLGVWKNSNGISREKPAEDLTRRKEALRTPIHEMIFSTVDKPKLLSQLSALLSDIGLNIREAHVFSTTDGYSLDVFVVDGWPVEDTESLYEAMIKAIARSEGSLSVSSHSQSMIEKTIAAKTKFEDWEIDWRLLKIGEKIAVGSCGDLYHGVYYGHNVAIKVLRSEHLNNSLETEFAQEVAILRQVQHGNVVRFIGACTKSPHLCIVTEYMSGGSLYEYLHKNHHVLKLPQLLKFAIDVCKGMEYLHQQNVIHRDLKTANLLMDTCHVVKVADFGVARFKNNGGVMTAETGTYRWMAPEVINHQPYDQKADVFSFAIVLWEFVTAKVPYDTMTPLQAALGVRQGLRPELPKHVHPKLLNLMQRCWETLPTKRPSFTEIRIELEELLHEVQETAPNGC; this is encoded by the exons ATGGATTTGGTGGAGGAGGTTGGAGAGAGTTCATCGCCGCCGAGGAGTTACGGCAGCTTTGGTGGCGGCGGCGGACACGATGTGATCAGGAATGATGTGTACAATCGGTTGATGGAGAATGGAAACGAAGAGGCGATTGGGAATCCTGATTTTCGTGAACAGTTGGAGGGTCACTTCAATCGTCTGCCTCAGAG TTACAGTTTGGATGTAAATTTGGATAGAGTGGAAGATGTGTTGTTACATCAAAAACTTCTTGCTAGAGCAAAGGATCCTGATAATCGACCTGTTTTCCATATCCGTTTTTTGGAG AATATTTGCACAATGGTCGATGATGAGCAAGTTATAAGTGTTCCTCATGCCGCAAATCTGTGTGGCACTGTTGATGATGAGGATGACCATACCCAATTATTAAATCATAG GAATTTTTTGGGTGATGTTGAGACTTGTTCTAAGCTAGAGGATCTTAATTTGGGTGTTTGGAAGAATTCTAATGGCATAAGCAGAGAAAAGCCTGCAGAAGATTTGACTAGAAG GAAGGAAGCTCTTCGCACACCTATCcatgaaatgatattttctacTGTTGACAAGCCCAAGCTTCTTAGTCAG CTTTCTGCTTTGCTCTCGGACATAGGACTCAACATTCGGGAAGCTCATGTGTTTTCAACAACTGATGGATACTCTTTAGACGTATTTGTTGTGGATGGATGGCCTGTTGAG GATACAGAGAGTCTATATGAAGCAATGATAAAAGCCATTGCTAGAAGCGAG GGATCATTGTCTGTTTCATCACACTCACAATCAATGATAGAGAAAACTATTGCTGCAAAAACTAAGTTTGAAGATTGGGAAATAGATTGGAGACTGTTGAAGATAGGAGAAAAAATCGCTGTCGGATCTTGTGGAGATTT GTATCATGGTGTATATTATGGTCATAATGTTGCTATTAAGGTCCTCAGATCTGAGCATTTGAATAATTCTCTGGAGACAGAGTTTGCACAAGAAGTTGCCATTTTGAG GCAGGTTCAACATGGAAATGTAGTGAGATTCATCGGTGCTTGCACGAAATCACCTCATTTATGCATTGTAACAG AGTACATGTCTGGAGGGAGCCTTTATGAATATTTACACAAGAATCATCATGTATTGAAGCTACCACAGCTGCTGAAGTTTGCAATTGATGTTTGCAAAGGAATGGAGTACCTTCACCAACAGAATGTTATACACAGGGACTTGAAGACAGCAAATTTGCTTATGGATACTTGTCAT GTTGTTAAAGTGGCAGATTTTGGAGTTGCTCGATTCAAGAATAATGGTGGTGTGATGACTGCAGAGACTGGAACATATCGATGGATGGCACCTGAG GTGATAAATCATCAACCATATGACCAAAAAGCAGATGTATTCAGTTTTGCTATTGTTCTTTGGGAGTTTGTGACAGCTAAG GTGCCTTATGATACAATGACACCTCTACAGGCTGCCCTGGGAGTGAGACAG GGTCTTCGACCAGAACTCCCAAAACACGTACATCCCAAGCTGTTAAACTTGATGCAAAGATGTTGGGAAACTCTCCCTACTAAACGACCTTCCTTCACCGAGATTAGAATTGAACTTGAGGAACTCCTACATGAAGTACAG GAGACTGCACCTAATGGCTGTTGA
- the LOC140982714 gene encoding serine/threonine-protein kinase STY46-like isoform X1 — MDLVEEVGESSSPPRSYGSFGGGGGHDVIRNDVYNRLMENGNEEAIGNPDFREQLEGHFNRLPQSYSLDVNLDRVEDVLLHQKLLARAKDPDNRPVFHIRFLENICTMVDDEQVISVPHAANLCGTVDDEDDHTQLLNHRNRNFLGDVETCSKLEDLNLGVWKNSNGISREKPAEDLTRRKEALRTPIHEMIFSTVDKPKLLSQLSALLSDIGLNIREAHVFSTTDGYSLDVFVVDGWPVEDTESLYEAMIKAIARSEGSLSVSSHSQSMIEKTIAAKTKFEDWEIDWRLLKIGEKIAVGSCGDLYHGVYYGHNVAIKVLRSEHLNNSLETEFAQEVAILRQVQHGNVVRFIGACTKSPHLCIVTEYMSGGSLYEYLHKNHHVLKLPQLLKFAIDVCKGMEYLHQQNVIHRDLKTANLLMDTCHVVKVADFGVARFKNNGGVMTAETGTYRWMAPEVINHQPYDQKADVFSFAIVLWEFVTAKVPYDTMTPLQAALGVRQGLRPELPKHVHPKLLNLMQRCWETLPTKRPSFTEIRIELEELLHEVQETAPNGC; from the exons ATGGATTTGGTGGAGGAGGTTGGAGAGAGTTCATCGCCGCCGAGGAGTTACGGCAGCTTTGGTGGCGGCGGCGGACACGATGTGATCAGGAATGATGTGTACAATCGGTTGATGGAGAATGGAAACGAAGAGGCGATTGGGAATCCTGATTTTCGTGAACAGTTGGAGGGTCACTTCAATCGTCTGCCTCAGAG TTACAGTTTGGATGTAAATTTGGATAGAGTGGAAGATGTGTTGTTACATCAAAAACTTCTTGCTAGAGCAAAGGATCCTGATAATCGACCTGTTTTCCATATCCGTTTTTTGGAG AATATTTGCACAATGGTCGATGATGAGCAAGTTATAAGTGTTCCTCATGCCGCAAATCTGTGTGGCACTGTTGATGATGAGGATGACCATACCCAATTATTAAATCATAG AAACAGGAATTTTTTGGGTGATGTTGAGACTTGTTCTAAGCTAGAGGATCTTAATTTGGGTGTTTGGAAGAATTCTAATGGCATAAGCAGAGAAAAGCCTGCAGAAGATTTGACTAGAAG GAAGGAAGCTCTTCGCACACCTATCcatgaaatgatattttctacTGTTGACAAGCCCAAGCTTCTTAGTCAG CTTTCTGCTTTGCTCTCGGACATAGGACTCAACATTCGGGAAGCTCATGTGTTTTCAACAACTGATGGATACTCTTTAGACGTATTTGTTGTGGATGGATGGCCTGTTGAG GATACAGAGAGTCTATATGAAGCAATGATAAAAGCCATTGCTAGAAGCGAG GGATCATTGTCTGTTTCATCACACTCACAATCAATGATAGAGAAAACTATTGCTGCAAAAACTAAGTTTGAAGATTGGGAAATAGATTGGAGACTGTTGAAGATAGGAGAAAAAATCGCTGTCGGATCTTGTGGAGATTT GTATCATGGTGTATATTATGGTCATAATGTTGCTATTAAGGTCCTCAGATCTGAGCATTTGAATAATTCTCTGGAGACAGAGTTTGCACAAGAAGTTGCCATTTTGAG GCAGGTTCAACATGGAAATGTAGTGAGATTCATCGGTGCTTGCACGAAATCACCTCATTTATGCATTGTAACAG AGTACATGTCTGGAGGGAGCCTTTATGAATATTTACACAAGAATCATCATGTATTGAAGCTACCACAGCTGCTGAAGTTTGCAATTGATGTTTGCAAAGGAATGGAGTACCTTCACCAACAGAATGTTATACACAGGGACTTGAAGACAGCAAATTTGCTTATGGATACTTGTCAT GTTGTTAAAGTGGCAGATTTTGGAGTTGCTCGATTCAAGAATAATGGTGGTGTGATGACTGCAGAGACTGGAACATATCGATGGATGGCACCTGAG GTGATAAATCATCAACCATATGACCAAAAAGCAGATGTATTCAGTTTTGCTATTGTTCTTTGGGAGTTTGTGACAGCTAAG GTGCCTTATGATACAATGACACCTCTACAGGCTGCCCTGGGAGTGAGACAG GGTCTTCGACCAGAACTCCCAAAACACGTACATCCCAAGCTGTTAAACTTGATGCAAAGATGTTGGGAAACTCTCCCTACTAAACGACCTTCCTTCACCGAGATTAGAATTGAACTTGAGGAACTCCTACATGAAGTACAG GAGACTGCACCTAATGGCTGTTGA